A single genomic interval of Arachis duranensis cultivar V14167 chromosome 7, aradu.V14167.gnm2.J7QH, whole genome shotgun sequence harbors:
- the LOC107458084 gene encoding uncharacterized protein LOC107458084 isoform X2 → MSRISSTMCRLVNERDREIEKQSWTLIGSWEELLWKVAELQEGWDALLEPTYNFTHQGRRRQSHRIHRVMYLTLMDHRVVECSIGLCCLYKEGHEDMM, encoded by the exons ATGTCTCGTATCTCAag TACCATGTGCAGATTGGTGAATGAAAGGGACAGAGAGATTGAGAAACAAAGCTGGACACT CATTGGAAGCTGGGAAGAGTTACTATGGAAGGTTGCTGAATTACAAGAAGGATGGGATGCCCTTCTGGAACCTACTTACAATTTCACCCATCAAGGACGAAGACGGCAAAGTCATCGAATTCATCGG gtgaTGTATTTAACCTTGATGGATCACAGAGTTGTTGAATGTTCAATTGGACTTTGTTGTTTATATAAAGAGGGACAT GAAGACATGATGTGA
- the LOC107458084 gene encoding phototropin-2 isoform X3 — protein sequence MIHFGFDFSVFTLSPLSLFKTVISVPHYSTMCRLVNERDREIEKQSWTLEALEAGKSYYGRLLNYKKDGMPFWNLLTISPIKDEDGKVIEFIGKT from the exons ATGATCCATTTTGGTTTTGACTTTTCAGTTTTCACACTTAGTCCTTTGTCTTTGTTCAAAACAGTTATCTCAGTTCCACATTACAGTACCATGTGCAGATTGGTGAATGAAAGGGACAGAGAGATTGAGAAACAAAGCTGGACACT GGAAGCATTGGAAGCTGGGAAGAGTTACTATGGAAGGTTGCTGAATTACAAGAAGGATGGGATGCCCTTCTGGAACCTACTTACAATTTCACCCATCAAGGACGAAGACGGCAAAGTCATCGAATTCATCGG GAAGACATGA
- the LOC107458084 gene encoding uncharacterized protein LOC107458084 isoform X1, protein MIHFGFDFSVFTLSPLSLFKTVISVPHYSTMCRLVNERDREIEKQSWTLIGSWEELLWKVAELQEGWDALLEPTYNFTHQGRRRQSHRIHRVMYLTLMDHRVVECSIGLCCLYKEGHEDMM, encoded by the exons ATGATCCATTTTGGTTTTGACTTTTCAGTTTTCACACTTAGTCCTTTGTCTTTGTTCAAAACAGTTATCTCAGTTCCACATTACAGTACCATGTGCAGATTGGTGAATGAAAGGGACAGAGAGATTGAGAAACAAAGCTGGACACT CATTGGAAGCTGGGAAGAGTTACTATGGAAGGTTGCTGAATTACAAGAAGGATGGGATGCCCTTCTGGAACCTACTTACAATTTCACCCATCAAGGACGAAGACGGCAAAGTCATCGAATTCATCGG gtgaTGTATTTAACCTTGATGGATCACAGAGTTGTTGAATGTTCAATTGGACTTTGTTGTTTATATAAAGAGGGACAT GAAGACATGATGTGA